Genomic window (Accipiter gentilis chromosome 7, bAccGen1.1, whole genome shotgun sequence):
ACAACTGGCGGACTTTGTTAAAACACTGCGTGGGATCCCAAGTCCTGGATCAGTAGCTGCACAGCCCCCTCCCCGACAGACCACACTGCTGTTTGCTGATCCTTCCCCCTCTCTGTGCTCTCCTCCCTGGCCTCTTCTCCACTCCTCCATCCTGCGGTGCTGGATTGAACCGCTCCAGAGCTGTGCTCTGGCACAAGTCTGCGTCTGGCACGAATTCTCATGGGAGCCACGTCATGAGGTACGTGGTTGCACACCTATCACAAGAAGTCTTGCAACACTGACTTTCCTGAGCTTGGTGGGAAAGTCTGGATAGTCCCTCCCCTGTCCTGCCACAAGAGCAACCCTCACATTCACAAGTTTCCAAAGCAGGTCTATTGAGTTTCTTCTCAGAGCGAGCCTTTGTCAAACACAGCTGGAGGGGGGAATTTCACTTCTCCCCAGCAACTCGGATCAGTACCTTCGTTTTAATGCTCCAAACCAATCCTGAGATACTGCTGGGTTTGTGGGCTGCTTTTTGTTgaacctcccccctccccccaactgCCCCGGCATTTGCAATTGAAACTGGAATTCAAGGGCCAAATTCAAGCCCAGAGTGAGCAGTAGGACTTGGACCTCAAAACAGAGTTGCAGCTGCTGACCCCCAGCCTGAATTTGGTTTGTCCAGAGTCTACAAGTCAGAAAGGCATGTTTAAAAAGAGGCATGCTAAGGGCTGATGGTGGAACAACCAATTTGTCCCCACTGGTGTGGCGGGGAAGGCTGGactgagaaggaagagaaggatcCATAGAGATGTGAACCAGAATCAGTTGTGTTGAGCCCTGGGGATATCACTACGTGTTTAGCTCTTGCAAGACCATTTGCCCAGGGCTTTGGTACCACAGGGTTAGAGTTACATTAACCACAACCACCAGAGAGGAACTGAGGTGTATGACCCCCCCCAAGGTTAGATTTCTGCCGAGTataaaggggaggggaaggagggggggtcCTTGGTTCTTTTCCCTTCACTGTGTGACCgaaggttttgcttttatttgtaaacATCTTGAATTACCCGTCGTTTTCCAGTCTTCATCGTGCTGTTGTCAGGCCACTGGAGAGCACAGCATTTTCTGAGCTGGGCTGGGACTGCTCCTTCACCACTGGATCTGCAGGAGACACAGATCAGGCAGGAAGGGGAAACAGCATTTAGTGAAGCGAAAGCTCCACCCTGGCAAACCCTTCTAGAGAAACTGCCCTCAAAACCCAGAGAGCTGCTAAAGCTTTTGCAGAATGGGGAGCCGAAATTTTCCCCCATAACCCAAGACTCCTCTCCATCCCAGCTGGCCCCAGCTTCTCCATAGACTCACAGAAATAGGGGTGCTCCATCGCCTCCTTGGCGGTCAGCCTTTGTTGATGGTCATATCGCAGGAGCTTGTCCAGGAGGTCTAGGACTTCAGGACTGACCAGGTGTCTGTTCTCACTGTGGATGAAGTTCTCCCAGCGCTTCCGGGAATGCCTGCAAAGGGACCAGCTGTCACCACCCAGCTGTCACCAGCAGAGCAGTACCCAGAGGTCCTGGAGGAATCACTATCCACTTCTGAGAAGAGATGGCTGTGACAGACACTGCCTACAGCTCTTCCTTGCACAAGCTACTGCTCAGCAAGCACTTACTGAAGGGGGAAAACCCTCTTCTTTAGGTACACAATTGTGTGAATGTCCTATGCCTGGGAAAGGCACAATATTGCACATTCCCTTCTGTCTACAGGGACTAGACAACAGCATGCAGCAGACAGGGTGACACCCTTGGGACCAGAAGTGCTCTGGCTTGCCAGCAAGCCTCACAAAAGCTGTCCTCACTATCCCATCCACctctcttccttttcagaaatcTCAGCTGGGAGATTTTGAGCCCCTCAGCCCACACTCAACTCCACTGTCTACATCTGCACTTCTAGGATGTCAAcaagcaggagaaggaaggaacaGGGGATGGCTTGTGGATCATGGGAGAGGCAAAAGGAAAGAGCCAGCACTTCAGTGACCTCCTGAGATGACATGAGCAGCCAGACAGGAGTCCTGCAAGCAGCATTGCAACCCAGAAGATTAAAGCAGGCCTTTGCTTAGAGTCCTTCAAGGGGATGGACATCAGTTTATCTCCCTCTCTGTGTTACaaggaaaaaaggcagcttttcacTTCTCCACTTACTGGCCCAGGATATCATTGAAGTGCGGGTCCAGTTCTATGTGGTACTTCTTGAGATAGCCATACAGCTCATCTGTGCCCAGGACCTTTGCGATGCGAACCAGCTGGAACAAAAGACATGTTGAGAGACAGCAGAAGAGCAGGCCAACACTTTtgcacaggcagagctgcccaAATCTAAGAGGTCTCCTTCTGGAAACATCCCAGGTGGAAGGAATATCTCCCTTGAAACTTGTTTTTGCAACATGTGCAGAAAACAAGTCTCCTACACAAGGCAGTGAAGCATAATCCAGATGGCTTAACTAAGCATGTAGCAAGTTGGACCACCTTCCCAGCCTGGTGGTCCAATCCCCAGAACCTCCCCATTATCCACACAGAGATGAGGTAGTGACAAACATCTGATGAAATAAGCCAGGTAGCAAAGTCTTTACTTGGTCATAATTGTCCTGGCCATGGAAGAAGGGCTCCTTTCGGAAGATCATGCTTGCCAGCATACAGCCTAAACTCCACATGTCTAAGCTGTAGTCATACATCTGAGGGGAAAAAGGAGAAGCTGTCAAAAAAGGCATGCTCACCACAACCGGGTTCCCCAACCGCACAGGCAATCTCAGCCTTTTCACATCACAGCCAGCCTCTTTCCAACCCAGGCAATGTCCTGGCAGGCAAAACCAGACAACCCAAAGGTGGCCAAAGTGCAACCACAAGTGGTATCACTGGTTAGCAAGGAGGCGGCAGACTCTTACTTGGTAGTCCACAAGGAGCTCCGGTCCTTTGAAGTACCTAGAGGCCACACGGACATTGTATTCCTGAGCTGGATGGTAGAATTCGGCCAGACCCCAGTCTATGAGCCGCAGCTGAACATGCGATAAAGAGACACAGAGTCAGAAGCCTCAGTATGAGCCGGTTAGGTGAAGCCACGTTGGCCAAACCTCTCAATCCTGTGATGCAAGCACGGAGCCTGGCATGCAGGAAGGCACTCCGAGGACAGCAGATGCTCTCAGCAGTGCTCTGGTCAGGCTCTTCCCTTCCTCCTATCACCAGCTGGTGGGGCAAAGCCCAGCTTAGAGAACTCCTCTGCCTCCTCAGTCCAAGCACACTGTTACTGCTGGGCAACTGGCTCTTTACCAGCACAACCAGCCACAGCAGACAAGTCACTGCATACTAGGGAACAGGCAAAAGCCAGCTGTCTTATCCTGCTGTTTAGAGGGACTGGGCCAAAGGCAGTGTTGATTTTAACTGGGCGCTGAGAGCAGGAAATGAGGTAGGAGAGAGACCTATCACATCCTGCAAGGCAGACCATCTCCTCCGCCACTGCAGGGATGGACAACCTGCCAAGTTACTGAAGGACAGCAGGTCTAGTAAGAGATTTCCCCCTCCTTATAAACCTTGCCTTGCCTGTACAGCCACAGCTGATTGACAGGGAGGGACCTGTGGACCAGCAACTAATTCACTGTTGCAAATCTCAGGTCCCTGGGGAAACAGGTACACACAGCACCCGATGAGGTACAAGTACCATGACGGGGTGGGGAAGCTCCCTGTGCTGTCCATTTCCATGGTAGCAAGCTGGTACAAACGTTTCCTGTGATCTAACTAGCATGCCCCAGAAGTGAGGAAGGCACTGTAGGACAAGCAGACCATACTACAGGAGGACCTTATGttccctaggaaaaaaatatccaccTGTATTTTGGACAAGGCCACCCTTCCTCTGCCCAGGGCCTTTGCACCCTACTGCCACAACCTCCCCAGGTGGAGGTTAACGGCCCAGACTTGCTCCTCTCAGCAAAGAAACCCAGCATGGTTGGCTGGTGGGAAGAACAACCTCCAAGCCATGGACTTTCACTGCAGTGCTCCCCAGTGGGACTTTGGCCATCTCCTGATGCAGGCACAAGTGGAGGGGAGCCGGTAAAGAAAAGTTAAAGGGGTAAGTACAGCTGCCCAGTATATGGGTACGGAGGTGGCAGAGTTTCAAGTTTCCCTGGAAAAACCCTGCTTCTAAGCCCTGGTGCCACAGTACCTTTTTCTGTTGGTGGTCTATCATGACGTTGTGGGGTTTGACGTCCCTGTGCATGATCCCCATGCTGTGACAGTAATCCAGGGCCTGGcagacacatgcacatacattAGACATGTCTGTAACCACAGGCACAGCATTAACAATGAAACAGACAGTTCTCAGCCAGGAGCAAGAGTGCCCCGCTCATGAGGAGATGCTGCAACCCTGGCACAAGAAACTGGCATTTTCAGTTCTTATGCCGCATGTGATGAAGTGACAAGCTGGCAAGAAGACTGTATTGATCTCATGTTCTACTGCAGCCACGGGTCCTGGAACCATGTTCCTTGCACAGTCTTTGAAGAACATGATGCAGAGAGGCGTCCCACCTGGTGGCAAGCCCAGTGCTCCAACCTGGGTAGCCCTGTGCTTCCTAGGTCACGCTCTCTTCCCCAGGAGGGGATGATTCTTACATGCATACAGTTTTTATGGCCTTCCAGTGCAGCTTTCCCCCTGTGTCCCAGAACACGCTTAAGCCAGAAAGTCACCTCTGCCCTGCTCATTTAAGCCAAACCTGCACTTACAAAAGGCAAGTCATAGCACACAAGGGAGGACGATGCTGCTTAAAGCTTGAAGGCAGGAGCACACATAAGCTCTCCAGCTCCGTGACCTTGCACCACTCGCCCCCCCACGCAGCTGTTCCCTTAAGCAAGAGGGTGAGAATGTTGTTTTCTCATCTCCAAGGGGGAGGGAGATCCATCCATCAACATCTATCAGATGCTCCGAGATCTCCAGCAGCACGGAAGGAGGGTACAGCCTGCAGTCATTCAATGTCCAAAACATCAGTGCCAGGGAAGTAACACTGCCCTTGGGACCCTGCCGCAGCAGGAAGCATAGGAGGCAACAGCTTCCATCACAGCAAGACCTCAGGGAACATCCCTGCAATGACACATGGCCTCACAACCAACAGGAGCCACAGCAAATGGTGGTCCTGGGATCTCCAGTACAGGAGATCTATAACAGGTTGGACAAACTGCTTCAAGGGATGACGCTGTTCTAGTGTCTTGCTTGTCCCAAGGCTGGATCATCTAAATCTCTTCACTCCTCCCACCCTAATCCTGGGCTGCCTCAGGCTCCCTCCACCTTTCAGTAGGAAGGTCTTTCCCTTGCAGACAGGTGCAGCAAGCTTGGGGGTGCAGAGAAGAAAGCCTCCCTCAAGCCCACTAGATCTATTTCAGGAAGTGTCTTGCAGTCACCAAGTCCTGGAGCACAAAGGACTTTCCCTAGCCTGTCCCACTCATTTCCAGAGGCAGAGGACCTGCAAAGTGCCAGCCCAGAAGTCCCGAGACCCTGCTAGGACCTGACACAGCcaagctgctgctccagcagttCAGCACAGAACAGCCCTGGCATCAGCCAAAACCTGTAAGCTTTCCCTAATGCCCTGCTGCCTCCCGTgtcctgcagccagagaccccAGAGAGGGAGCGCAGCAGATCTCACAGATCTGCCATATGGCTCCATGAGCATTTCCATGGGGAGGTGCAAGCTAGGCTAGTTAAGAGGAGGTATTTAGGGCACTCCTTGCCTGTTGTCAGAGGGGCAGGGAAAGCTTTGGCTGGGAGGTCTCAAAGGAAAATACCAGTGTTATATCAACATATAACAACCAGCAGAAGCAGAAGCTTCATTCCCCAAGACCACATCCACGGGGTTCTGTGAGCACAGGGCACCAAGCTGGCCAGCTTGTTCTTAAAGTGTCCTACATCCCCCACCCAGAGACATGGGTCTAAGACCAAGTGGGCAGAAGTCACCTTCTGGGGCTGCATTTGAATACTGCAGCAGAAGAAAGCCTGGAGTTGGCAATCCCTCTCTTCCACTCTCCCTAGCATGCTAAAGAGTCCCCAGTTCCCCAGCCTTGCAAATGCCTCTCAGTGTTtgtgctgggtctggctgggaggGAGTTGATTTTCCTCATAGCAGCCCAATGGTGCTAGACACAGAGAGAGACCAAGAACAGCCCTACCTGGCTGCTAACAATCACAAATGCTTCATGAAAAGAACAGACCCTGGAGAATCAGAGACTCTTTGGAGGTGACCAAAGGTCCCCAGTTTGGCTGTAATACCTCACAGCAACAAGCCAGGTAACCAGATCTGTTCCCAAACCTTCCCAGGTTATGAGACATGGGTTCTGCATTGAACACGAGAGAAGTAACCGCTTAGTAGCGCTGCCCCATGAGCCCCACTACTGCCTCTCTCATTCCTGGTCTCCCCATCTCAACTGCCATATGCAATACCACTCACCTTCAGCAGCTCATACATATAAAACCGAATATCAAAGTCTGTCAGGATCTGGTACAGTTGCTGAAACAgatttggggaggaaggggaaaaaaaaaaaaaaaaaaaaaaagagaaacaaaaataaatactccAGATTTGGATTAGTCTTGTTTCCTGCACCCCACCTGCCTCCAATCACTGATCTTATTCCAGATCCCCTGCGAATGCTGCCACTCCTGAGGGCTGTCCTGGTCTCAGACCTGCCAGGGCTACATGCTAGGAAATCTAGAAAGGACACAAGAGCTTCTGTGAAATGCTACTGGGATCATTCAGACCTGTCATGACTTCTTTCCAGCAGGAGACAGGCAGCAAGCCCTTCAGAGCATGCTGGACTTGGCACAGATGATCTTGACTCTCTGTTCACATGCAAAGTCATCACGGTGACTTCACAACAGCATTCAGAGCAGGCAGTGTGGGAGTACCTGGGCAAGGTTTCCAAGTGCTCaaggtggggcagggagaggaaaacatTAACCTAAAGGAGCACAGGGTCGGAGAAGCACAAAGGGTAGACACAGCCTCAGAGCCACAGAGGCTCCCCTCTATCCCAGGATAAAGGCTAATGGAAATCAACAGCACAGAAATGTTTGTGGGGCCAAGGAGAGCACAGCTCGGAGTCTCAGTGAAGTGCTTGTTGCCAGCACACGTTTGACACCCTCTCTCCTCTGCATCCTTCTGCAGCTACTCATGCAGAAGTGACAAAGATCCAGGGTGCACTTTAACCTGCACCATGCCACCCACACCATCACTGGAGAACTCATCATCCTGCTGCTCCCACGCCAGGACACAACTGGCCCCAAATTTGCCTTCTGCTTTATATCTGTCATTGGCAGCGGTGCCATCCCAACCCTGTTGGGCTGTGCTCTTGTCCTGGGAAAGCTAGGCAAGACGCCAGGACAGGGCAAGGAAGGACATTCACAGGGCAGCAGTAGGACCAGACCCCTCTGCCCTTTCTAGCAAACAAGGATCATCTCACAGCTCAGTCAAATCACTGATTGCATCAGCACTAGAGCCAGCTGCTCATCACAGGCACCACTTGGCAGCTTCAGGAAAAATCCCAGAGTGAGGGATTGAAATTCACATTCCAAGAAAGCAGCTCTGGCCCCAGATCCCCTACAGGCCGATGCTGAGATCCTCAGGATCCTACCTTACTTAAGGCCAGTTCCAAACAGCCCCACCACCCCTAATACTGCTCTGGGAAATCATCTGACGACATACAAGTGTCACTTACAGATGCAGAGCTTTAACGGCCTCTGGGAGACAAGCTGCATTGTATTCTCATGAGCTGGGATGATCCTAACACTTCGGAGCAACCCACTGAAGCAGACAAGTGAGCAGGGAGCAAAAAAAGACATAGCTACAAGCTACAGCAGGGATAGATTTCCTGACTCGGTTGTGCATGGCTCTGATGCATGACCCAGGGCCAGCAGAGGACAGCTGAGCCCTTCTGGGAGCTTGTTTAAATGGTTTGCTTAGGTAACAAACACTGTGTGGGGACAGAGATGCTTAAAACATGTCTTTCTGGGAATCACTACCCTGTTCAACTTCACCTGGCAACATCAATGcacctggggaaggaggagggcaggagaggcAGTGGCAGAACAAAGCCAGAccccattttccccatttcctggCTCCTCTGCCTCTCGCTGCCTGTAAGCAGTAAGGGGATGGAAGGGAGGTCACCAGTGCTATTCTTCTCAAGCCCATGATTGTGTCGCTGCTCCGACACATAGCCTTCAGCAGAGGCAACTGTTGGGCAGCCAGTTTTCAACAGAATTCCCTAGAAGAGCTGTCTGTGAAACCCAGCACCACTGACCCTCTCACTGTGCCAAGGCCAACAGTGTGGCTAGCAGCACCCAGGCTCTGCTTGCTGCGGGGAACAGTCCCTGCAGGGACTCAGCCCCACTTGCAGGCAGCCAGTGAACACAGAAGGCTTTGAAGGACAGAGCAGAGGTTTCCACTGCAAGTGGGtcctgcacagcagctgcccCAAGAAGGCTTTGATAGTGAGCTCCAAATCCCCTTTGGCCAGCCTAGCAGGGGAAAGCAGACACCTCCTTTACAGACATGTCCCATGCTCTGCTGTTACAGCTGGCTCTTTCGAGTAAAACTATCGGAAACATCACTGTGGGGATCACTCGGACCCCGCTCAAACATCTGCTCAGCTACTTGTCAGCACTCAGGATCGCACAAGGCCTTAGAGGCTGGGCTGGTCTCCTTTCTCCATACAGAGCACAAGGAAAGGCCAAACTCACCCCCAGGCAGTCTCTACCCCTCTCCAGCTTTCAGTGATATTTTGGCACACATCACGTAACCAATCGTAAACTAATCATGTTAGTGCCTGAGGAGGCAGAGACATGCTTCCCCTCTCCTTGGGGCTGACATGAGTTAAATGCTTATTCTTCTCCCTTGAGTGAGCAACACAGCTGGCTAC
Coding sequences:
- the CSNK2A2 gene encoding casein kinase II subunit alpha' isoform X3: MPGPAAGSRARVYAEVNSLRSREYWDYEAHVPSWGNQDDYQLVRKLGRGKYSEVFEAINITNNERVVVKILKPVKKKKIKREVKILENLRGGTNIINLIDTVKDPVSKTPALVFEYINNTDFKQLYQILTDFDIRFYMYELLKLRLIDWGLAEFYHPAQEYNVRVASRYFKGPELLVDYQMYDYSLDMWSLGCMLASMIFRKEPFFHGQDNYDQLVRIAKVLGTDELYGYLKKYHIELDPHFNDILGQHSRKRWENFIHSENRHLVSPEVLDLLDKLLRYDHQQRLTAKEAMEHPYFYPVVKEQSQPSSENAVLSSGLTTAR
- the CSNK2A2 gene encoding casein kinase II subunit alpha' isoform X1, which produces MPGPAAGSRARVYAEVNSLRSREYWDYEAHVPSWGNQDDYQLVRKLGRGKYSEVFEAINITNNERVVVKILKPVKKKKIKREVKILENLRGGTNIINLIDTVKDPVSKTPALVFEYINNTDFKQLYQILTDFDIRFYMYELLKALDYCHSMGIMHRDVKPHNVMIDHQQKKLRLIDWGLAEFYHPAQEYNVRVASRYFKGPELLVDYQMYDYSLDMWSLGCMLASMIFRKEPFFHGQDNYDQLVRIAKVLGTDELYGYLKKYHIELDPHFNDILGQHSRKRWENFIHSENRHLVSPEVLDLLDKLLRYDHQQRLTAKEAMEHPYFYPVVKEQSQPSSENAVLSSGLTTAR
- the CSNK2A2 gene encoding casein kinase II subunit alpha' isoform X2, whose product is MPGPAAGSRARVYAEVNSLRSREYWDYEAHVPSWGNQDDYQLVRKLGRGKYSEVFEAINITNNERVVVKILKPVKKKKIKREVKILENLRGGTNIINLIDTVKDPVSKTPALVFEYINNTDFKALDYCHSMGIMHRDVKPHNVMIDHQQKKLRLIDWGLAEFYHPAQEYNVRVASRYFKGPELLVDYQMYDYSLDMWSLGCMLASMIFRKEPFFHGQDNYDQLVRIAKVLGTDELYGYLKKYHIELDPHFNDILGQHSRKRWENFIHSENRHLVSPEVLDLLDKLLRYDHQQRLTAKEAMEHPYFYPVVKEQSQPSSENAVLSSGLTTAR